AACTCAACCTTGCGTAGCGTCGCATCCTTATCTGCCGCATAACCGTGATTGACTTGCGCCCACCCGGTAATCCCCGGTTTGACCAGATGACGATAATCGTAATAAGGGATTTCTTTTTTAAATCTTTCGACAAACGCGGTCTGTTCAGGACGCGGCCCGATCAGACTCATCTCACCGCGCAAAACATTCCAGAATTGTGGCAGTTCATCAATCCGAAAGATACGAATCATCTTCCCCACCGCAGTCACCCGATCGTCCTGGCGCTGCGCAAAAGCGCTACCGTGCTGTTCGGCGGAAGCCAGCATACTGCGAAACTTCACCAATTGAAACGGTTGCCCGGCCTGGCCGACCCGCGTCTGCCAAAACAGCACCGGCCCGGCGGAATCGAGACGAATCGCCAGCGCGACACATATCAACAGCGGCAGCCAAAGCGGCACGGTGGTAACGATCAGCAGCACATCAACCACACGTTTCAATGCAGCGTGCAGCGCCGCACCATGCACCGCCCCCAGCAATCCCTCTGAAAAATGAGCCAGCGACGCACGCCCGGTTTCGTTTTCAAAAATAACGGCGGAATGATAGATCGGTATCCCTTTCAGCGCGCAGTCGGACAAAAAAAGACTCCACTTAAAAGGTAACTCGCGGTGCAGATCGACCGCCACCCCATCAACCGGTTCGGCAAGTTCCGGGCGTTTTAGTAACTGCCACGCAAAACCGGGCAAGGCCATCAGCGCCTCCCCCTGTCCGCCTGGAATGACCGCCATCCGGCGCACCGCCCCACGACCACCGTTGCGGCAGCCAACCAGCAGAATCACCAGACTTAGCGGATAAATCACCGCGAGAAACGTACGCGAATAATATAGACGCCAAAAAGTGACAATAAAGATGACACACAAAAAGGTCACGCTCAGACACAGCACCGCCCCCCCCCAGCCTCCCGAACGCGGCAACAACTGCAATCGTGAAACAACCCCTGCCGCGACCAAAAACGCCGTGGCGCAAAGGATGACCAGCGGCCAGCCTCTTTCAAAATGCCAGAACAACCACGTACCCCAGGTCGCGCGTGACGCCACCGGCAACGCCAGCACCAACCACGCCCCGGCCATCAACCACAACTGGCGCGAGGGCTGCCGAACAGAGCGGTTAAGCGCGTGTAACAGATCACCACTATTCATCGTTGTTCACCGTCGGGGTGTGCTGTGTCACCGGTCGACAGGCCCAGCGCCGCACTGCCCCCTGATAAAGCCGCCGCACCAGAAACGCCGGTAGCAGACGGCTTAAATA
This is a stretch of genomic DNA from Desulfuromonadaceae bacterium. It encodes these proteins:
- a CDS encoding exopolysaccharide biosynthesis polyprenyl glycosylphosphotransferase; its protein translation is MNSGDLLHALNRSVRQPSRQLWLMAGAWLVLALPVASRATWGTWLFWHFERGWPLVILCATAFLVAAGVVSRLQLLPRSGGWGGAVLCLSVTFLCVIFIVTFWRLYYSRTFLAVIYPLSLVILLVGCRNGGRGAVRRMAVIPGGQGEALMALPGFAWQLLKRPELAEPVDGVAVDLHRELPFKWSLFLSDCALKGIPIYHSAVIFENETGRASLAHFSEGLLGAVHGAALHAALKRVVDVLLIVTTVPLWLPLLICVALAIRLDSAGPVLFWQTRVGQAGQPFQLVKFRSMLASAEQHGSAFAQRQDDRVTAVGKMIRIFRIDELPQFWNVLRGEMSLIGPRPEQTAFVERFKKEIPYYDYRHLVKPGITGWAQVNHGYAADKDATLRKVEFDLYYIKHLSFWLDFLIFIKTMRTVVTGFGAR